In Primulina huaijiensis isolate GDHJ02 chromosome 16, ASM1229523v2, whole genome shotgun sequence, a single genomic region encodes these proteins:
- the LOC140960710 gene encoding kinesin-like protein KIN-10A → MAPTPALKSATPSSKSNTPHHQLKTPHSKHRLNFGKEMNPSASDHPVEVIGRIRDHPDVKPNTNPSALQINNDGKSLRVKTEIGYRDFSFDGVSVSLSEEDDLDGFYKKFVESRIDGVKLGNKCTIMMYGPTGSGKSHTMFGCPKQPGIVYKSLKDILSEEEDETGEKLGVGKFVQVTVLEIYNEEIYDLLSSQNTGGGFSFGWPKGGSASKVRLEVMGKKAKNATFISGNEAGKILKEIQKVEKRRIVKSTLCNERSSRSHCMIILDVPAVGGRLMLVDMAGSENIEQAGQIGLEAKLQTAKINQGNIALKRVVESIANGDSHVPFRDSKLTMLLQDSFEDNNSKILMILCASPDAKELHKTIATLEYGAKAKCIVRVPNVLSQEKGADDSSSAVILNSRIAALDQFVSKLQIENKVRERECDDAKNQLLRKEEEVSALRAKLAAVEGKVEETSEEEINCKVNERTQLLRTELDRKIQDCQKMANEFIEMERRKMEQRMFQQQQEVEMLKRRLEDIESELRQSRAGSESVEIEDNSFMKRLMEVCSEDLDMVKSMDLSQSMDFETKVVHKADIHGVGTVSGYSYANNFGDGIQSFAKKATLTTVYEEEEDETEEKNKENILDEEVQKEVIEEKKMIVTPVVSTQSLEKVNYFNDSIALGGSGVYNEAENSYDASASRKLRIQNIFTLCGNNRELSQHNSTLMPCREGVDDIDSIANLSELNAYDSATTKLDDEKSQIPKHVTNDLSVSNKLEYLQNLEENELPNLVMLSTESAKDSKENHNSLNENNGGIEVYVKWEALKENPRKFVTTLKVSTDSTLADLRKLIESHLGRQQDFTFLVLGDPSGAPVPKEEEATTQTRKLPICNNQSLGHLACLRPLEPPTRRPSHIPFSPLENMLRKTPNMLSMKKGDDCFSLKVAEDIIPSPFPTVRKIKKDSAV, encoded by the exons ATGGCTCCTACACCAGCATTGAAGTCAGCAACACCTTCCTCAAAATCGAACACACCCCACCACCAACTGAAGACGCCACACTCGAAGCACCGCCTAAACTTCGGCAAAGAAATGAACCCCTCAGCCTCCGATCACCCAGTGGAGGTTATCGGAAGGATCAGGGATCACCCGGATGTGAAGCCCAATACTAATCCATCAGCGCTACAAATCAACAATGATGGAAAATCTTTGAGAGTGAAGACTGAAATCGGCTACCGGGATTTCAGTTTCGATGGAGTTTCTGTTTCACTATCGGAAGAAGATGATCTTGACgggttttacaaaaaatttgtgGAGTCCAGGATCGATGGAGTGAAGTTGGGGAACAAGTGCACAATTATGATGTACGGGCCGACTGGTTCGGGCAAGAGTCATACCATGTTTGGATGTCCGAAGCAGCCTGGGATTGTGTACAAGTCGTTGAAGGATATTTTGAGCGAAGAAGAGGATGAAACTGGAGAGAAATTAGGGGTTGGGAAATTTGTGCAAGTTACTGTTTTGGAGATTTATAACGAGGAAATTTATGATCTTCTGTCATCACAAAATACTGGAGGAGGGTTTAGTTTTGGATGGCCTAAAGGTGGTTCTGCTTCTAAG GTGAGACTGGAGGTGATGGGAAAGAAGGCCAAAAATGCAACCTTTATATCAGGAAATGAGGCTGGAAAGATACTTAAAGAGATCCAAAAAGTGGAGAAGAGACGAATAGTAAAGAGTACATTGTGCAATGAAAGAAGTTCTCGAAGCCATTGCATG ATAATTCTTGATGTTCCCGCTGTCGGTGGACGGCTTATGCTCGTTGATATGGCAGGTTCAGAAAATATAGAACAAGCTGGTCAAATTGGATTGGAAGCAAAACTGCAG ACAGCGAAAATTAACCAGGGTAATATAGCCCTGAAACGTGTGGTTGAGTCCATTGCTAATGGTGATTCTCATGTGCCATTCAGAGATAGCAAGTTAACCATGCTTCTTCAG GATTCGTTTGAGGACAACAATTCAAAGATATTAATGATATTATGTGCTAGCCCGGATGCTAAGGAGTTGCATAAAACAATTGCTACCTTAGAATATGGGGCGAAAGCTAAGTGTATAGTTCGAGTTCCTAACGTGCTCTCTCAGGAAAAGGGTGCTGATGATTCTTCATCTGCTGTCATTTTGAATTCAAGAATCGCTGCTCTGGATCAGTTTGTCTCTAAGTTACAGATTGAGAACAAAGTCAGGGAACGAGAATGTGATGATGCGAAGAATCAGCTTCTGAGGAAAGAAGAAGAGGTTTCTGCACTAAGGGCAAAACTTGCTGCAGTAGAAGGAAAGGTAGAGGAGACAAGTGAAGAAGAGATTAACTGCAAGGTAAACGAGCGGACCCAACTGCTGAGAACCGAATTAGATAGAAAGATTCAAGACTGTCAGAAAATGGCCAATGAATTTATTGAAATGGAAAGGAGAAAGATGGAGCAAAGGATGTTCCAACAGCAACAAGAGGTTGAAATGCTTAAACGGCGCTTGGAGGATATTGAATCTGAACTTCGCCAGTCAAGGGCTGGGAGTGAATCGGTGGAGATAGAGGATAACAGTTTTATGAAAAGGCTAATGGAGGTCTGTTCCGAAGATCTGGATATggttaagtccatggatttgtCCCAATCCATGGATTTTGAAACTAAAGTGGTGCATAAGGCAGACATTCATGGAGTAGGGACAGTTTCAGGCTACTCTTACGCAAATAATTTCGGTGATGGGATACAGAGTTTTGCCAAAAAAGCAACTTTAACTACTGTATACGAGGAAGAAGAGGATGAGACTGAggagaaaaataaagaaaatatccTCGATGAAGAAGTGCAGAAGGAGGTCATTGAGGAGAAAAAGATGATAGTCACACCAGTAGTTTCGACTCAAAGTCTTGAGAAGGTTAACTATTTCAATGATTCCATAGCACTTGGAGGATCTGGAGTGTACAATGAGGCTGAAAATTCATATGATGCATCCGCTTCTCGTAAATTAAGGATTCAGAATATCTTCACCCTCTGTGGAAATAATAGAGAGCTTTCTCAACATAATAGCACTCTTATGCCTTGCAGAGAAGGGGTAGACGACATTGATTCCATTGCGAATCTATCAGAGTTAAATGCATACGATTCTGCCACGACAAAGCTGGATGACGAAAAGTCCCAAATTCCGAAACATGTGACGAATGATCTTTCTGTGTCAAATAAACTTGAGTATTTGCAGAACTTGGAAGAAAACGAGTTGCCAAATTTAGTTATGTTATCTACCGAAAGCGCAAAGGATTCGAAAGAGAATCACAATTCGTTAAATGAAAACAATGGTGGTATTGAAGTATATGTGAAATGGGAAGCTTTAAAAGAGAACCCTAGGAAGTTTGTCACTACATTAAAGGTTTCCACAGATTCCACTCTCGCTGACTTAAGAAAGCTGATTGAAAGCCATCTAGGCAGACAACAAGATTTTACTTTTCTTGTTCTTGGG GATCCTTCTGGAGCTCCGGTGCCTAAGGAGGAGGAGGCTACAACACAGACAAGAAAGCTTCCTATTTGCAACAACCAGTCACTAGGACATCTAGCTTGCTTGCGTCCATTGGAACCACCAACTCGACGCCCAAGTCATATACCATTTAGTCCTCTGGAAAACATGCTTAGGAAGACCCCAAACATGCTTTCCATGAAGAAAGGTGATGATTGCTTTTCGCTGAAGGTGGCTGAAGACATCATTCCATCACCATTTCCTACTGTTAGGAAGATAAAAAAAGATTCAGCAGTTTAG
- the LOC140961568 gene encoding uncharacterized protein has translation MALSHLLQPKSSLPICLKRFSTRKVCFYSSFFSTSDSGGTPQLKNDAAAEENRDMTVEPLVNESAHTKPDIVSRASGKEKGAPWYILKDVVDILKDKMLGNNQPQNYYAIDASTHMDCTASVVIPSSNVLVHGSGELQDSEATTKLQNDFIFNDEEVNVDHGKSCMAGEVYEEQVNGTTSEVNQMLNFPQAAENVDKDAFNTTRMRMSPGISSLSSGENYCEEAARLNNSKLVSKEAEFLKSDEVSSPIFLDLEVDLVSNPENSSSLQPLTISVNSTERVNVEKNEIIIDNVSVDFWSERGAFSGIFDGPKKSIRLVDLFQKKNHDQTSPEAIIEQTDPEETLSDLLLKFERKRVSQFKHSSPADDLSPDAATSDSEADKFKEISLIGRENKLQEDKNVRFEGDQNSSPSKGTQNIFDLTDLDTKSVSDQIVDENFKPRSLTFTQFEHSNEHCEVDAEKLSDIKDLIDFIKLQEGVPYTSTNDNSDTGRITENPSNSNSQRPIYDDLLTASDSATEKSKLENQKINGMHFESLGGTELKATFDFLNPTMKIDEEKLRNSVSSESLNSDSQNLVDSKRLNSTDFTTVKYRIEDEERVDLDFGSLSCTELKAGMEVPNPTENVDREKLENTFLSSKESNDNRVVVKLLRKAATVEHIIETFKRCGTISNIEILDVEGPLFKTAYIHFETRKGFQRAIGQIDMLGRHGVVTVKSATSNKNVTVPVPNLIGDPNVPTVLIKNPSRTVKIKPLTPAVRLHHIEEALSFCDSNVSGYFLGVKNSVGFIEFETEIGKERALVKHSINVLGKQLAVLRIDVPRTTVVRVSYIDSIPHENIMSVCSSFGKVRVPIIRCPGILDVHYKLTEWPNMWNILNRLNGVQIEGRRLRAEPAPVFPTDILSALWHQPKERKGVKKTALALLEKLRKNMRGTAELDSLEQLFEDRF, from the exons ATGGCCCTCTCTCATCTCcttcaacccaaatcaagcctcCCCATTTGCTTAAAAA GATTTTCGACGAGAAaagtgtgtttttattcttcgTTTTTCTCTACTAGTGACAGTGGCGGGACACCTCAGTTAAAGAACGATGCTGCTGCAGAGGAGAATCGAGATATGACGGTTGAGCCACTTGTAAACGA GTCTGCTCATACAAAACCTGACATCGTATCAAGAGCATCCGGGAAGGAAAAGGGAGCACCATGGTACATTTTAAAAGATGTCGTTGATATCCTAAAAGATAAGATGCTTGGCAATAATCAGCCACAAAATTATTATGCTATTGATGCATCAACACATATGGATTGTACAGCTTCGGTGGTGATCCCTTCTAGTAATGTTCTTGTTCATGGAAGTGGTGAACTTCAAGATTCTGAGGCTACGACCAAACTCCAAAATGACTTTATTTTTAATGACGAAGAGGTAAACGTGGACCATGGAAAATCTTGTATGGCAGGTGAAGTTTATGAGGAGCAGGTAAATGGAACTACCTCTGAAGtaaatcagatgcttaattttCCCCAAGCTGCTGAAAATGTAGATAAAGATGCATTTAACACAACGAGAATGCGTATGTCCCCAGGTATATCATCTCTAAGTAGTGGTGAAAACTACTGCGAGGAAGCAGCCCGATTAAATAATTCCAAACTGGTTTCCAAAGAAGCTGAATTTCTGAAATCTGACGAAGTTTCATCACCCATATTTTTGGATCTGGAAGTGGATCTGGTTTCAAATCCTGAGAATTCATCTTCTCTACAACCTCTAACAATTAGTGTGAATTCTACTGAACGCGTAAATgtggagaaaaatgaaattattattgaCAATGTATCTGTTGATTTTTGGTCTGAAAGAGGAGCATTCTCTGGAATATTTGATGGTCCAAAGAAGAGTATCAGATTAGTGGATCTATTCCAgaagaaaaatcatgatcaaacATCTCCTGAGGCCATAATTGAGCAAACAGATCCCGAGGAAACTCTGTCTGATTTGCtcttaaaatttgaaagaaaaagggTGTCACAGTTTAAGCATTCTTCTCCCGCTGATGACTTATCGCCAGATGCAGCAACTTCTGATTCAGAGGCCGATAAGTTCAAGGAAATTTCTCTCATTGGACGTGAAAACAAACTGCAAGAAGACAAAAATGTCAGGTTTGAAGGGGATCAGAACTCTTCTCCATCAAAGGGtactcaaaatatatttgatctaACAGATTTGGACACGAAATCGGTTAGTGATCAAATAGTTGATGAAAATTTTAAGCCCAGAAGTCTGACGTTTACTCAGTTCGAACACTCAAATGAACATTGTGAGGTGGATGCAGAAAAACTTTCCGACATAAAAGACTTGATTGACTTCATTAAATTGCAGGAGGGTGTACCATACACTTCAACCAATGATAATAGCGACACAGGTCGCATCACAGAGAACCCATCAAATTCTAATTCACAAAGACCTATCTATGATGATCTGTTGACTGCATCAGATTCGGCAACTGAAAAATCTAAGCTTGagaatcaaaaaataaatggtATGCATTTTGAATCCCTTGGTGGTACAGAGTTAAAAGCAACCTTTGATTTTCTGAATCCGACTATGAAGATTGATGAAGAGAAATTGAGGAACAGTGTTTCGTCTGAGTCTTTAAATTCTGATTCTCAGAACTTGGTTGACAGTAAGAGGTTAAATTCAACTGATTTCACGACTGTGAAATATAGGATTGAGGATGAGGAAAGGGTTGATTTGGATTTTGGATCCCTTAGCTGCACAGAGTTAAAAGCAGGCATGGAAGTTCCAAATCCCACAGAGAACGTTGATAGAGAAAAGTTGGAAAACACATTCTTGTCTAGCAAAGAATCAAATGACAACAGAGTTGTTGTGAAACTCCTGCGTAAAGCCGCTACCGTAGAGCATATAATAGAAACTTTTAAAAGATGCGGGACAATTTCAAATATTGAAATTCTTGATGTTGAAGGACCTTTGTTTAAAACTGCTTACATTCATTTTGAG ACAAGAAAAGGGTTTCAAAGAGCTATTGGCCAAATTGATATGCTGGGGCGACATGGAGTTGTAACAGTGAAATCAGCCACCTCAAATAAGAACGTGACAGTTCCCGTTCCGAATTTGATCGGTGACCCTAATGTTCCGACTGTATTAATAAAAAATCCTTCCCGGACAGTAAAGATAAAACCTTTGACCCCTGCCGTAAGATTACATCATATTGAAGAAGCTTTGTCCTTCTGTGATAGCAACGTATCCGGATATTTCTTGGGTGTCAAAAATTCTGTTGGTTTTATTGAATTCGAG ACAGAAATTGGCAAAGAAAGGGCGCTTGTGAAACATTCTATCAATGTGTTAGGAAAGCAGTTGGCCGTGCTAAGAATCGATGTCCCAAGAACAACGGTTGTGAGGGTTTCGTACATAGATTCCATTCCACACGAGAATATCATGTCAGTATGCAGCTCATTTGGAAAAGTAAGGGTTCCAATTATAAGATGTCCGGGAATTCTTGACGTGCATTACAAACTTACTGAATGGCCAAACATGTGGAATATACTAAACAG ATTGAATGGTGTCCAGATAGAAGGTAGGCGATTGAGAGCTGAGCCTGCTCCCGTCTTTCCCACCGACATACTGTCAGCTCTGTGGCATCAACCAAAAGAAAGGAAGGGTGTGAAAAAAACAGCATTGGCTTTGTTGGAGAAACTCAGGAAGAATATGCGAGGCACGGCTGAATTAGATTCTCTAGAACAACTTTTTGAGGATAGATTTTAA
- the LOC140960900 gene encoding uncharacterized protein At4g14342, translating to MQASDRFNINSQLEHLQAKYVGTGHADLTRFEWAVNIHRDTYASYVGHYPIMAYFAVAENESIGRERYNFMQKMLLPCGLPPEREDE from the exons ATGCAG GCTAGTGATAGATTCAATATCAACTCGCAGCTCGAGCATTTACAGGCCAAATATGTCGGTACTGGACATGCCGATTTGACTCGATT TGAATGGGCTGTGAATATTCATCGAGATACTTACGCTTCGTATGTTGGTCACTATCCGATAATGGCTTACTTCGCCGTAGCTGAAAATGAGTCCATTGGGAGAGAGCGCTACAATTTTATGCAG AAAATGCTTTTGCCATGTGGTCTGCCTCCCGAGAGAGAAGATGAATGA